A genomic window from Phoenix dactylifera cultivar Barhee BC4 chromosome 7, palm_55x_up_171113_PBpolish2nd_filt_p, whole genome shotgun sequence includes:
- the LOC103711359 gene encoding fasciclin-like arabinogalactan protein 7 isoform X1, translating to MLASFGSSELPTTTLAALPKLSHLRPSFRALGCLTTEKAKRSIGSMGLTTILLACSFVAIMTSSPTNAQTTPAPFLPPSPAPAPAPHFVNLADLLSVAGPFHTFLNYIEQTQVIQTFQNQANNTKQGITIFVPKDSSFSSLKKTTFSNLTQDQLKTLLLYHAFPKFYSLSEFNNLSALNPVSTFAGGAYTLNLTDNSGLIHVASTWSNPKITSGVYTTPPVAIYEVDKVLLPMAIFRTNPPLAPAPAPAPDATKPSDLGPSSRNGIGSSPKSSESSTTESSACSISLSLFIYLVMAISSLLMFML from the exons ATGCTCGCTTCATTTGGTTCTTCTGAGTTACCTACTACCACCCTCGCGGCATTGCCGAAGCTCTCCCATTTAAGGCCCTCTTTCAG GGCCCTTGGGTGCTTGACCACTGAGAAAGCAAAGAGAAGTATTGGATCAATGGGGCTTACCACCATTCTTCTGGCTTGCAGTTTTGTAGCCATAATGACTTCTTCTCCAACAAATGCACAAACTACCCCAGCACCATTTCTCCCTCCTTCTCCGGCACCTGCCCCTGCTCCACACTTTGTAAACCTTGCCGATCTGCTCTCCGTCGCCGGTCCTTTCCATACCTTCCTCAACTATATTGAACAAACTCAAGTCATCCAAACCTTCCAAAACCAAGCTAACAACACCAAACAAGGCATCACCATCTTTGTTCCAAAGGACTCATCCTTCTCATCACTTAAAAAGACTACATTCTCCAACCTTACCCAAGACCAACTTAAGACCCTCCTCCTCTACCATGCCTTCCCCAAATTCTACTCCCTGTCTGAATTCAACAACCTTAGTGCTTTGAATCCTGTGAGCACATTTGCTGGCGGCGCATACACTCTGAACCTCACTGATAATTCTGGACTTATTCATGTCGCTTCTACATGGTCGAATCCAAAGATAACCAGCGGCGTGTACACAACCCCGCCTGTCGCAATTTATGAGGTTGACAAGGTTCTACTTCCAATGGCAATCTTCAGAACTAATCCACCTCTAGCACCAGCTCCAGCCCCAGCTCCAGACGCTACGAAGCCATCAGATTTAGGTCCATCAAGCCGGAACGGAATCGGGTCTTCTCCCAAATCTTCCGAATCCTCGACCACTGAAAGTTCTGCATGCAGCATTAGCCTCAGCCTGTTCATTTACTTGGTCATGGCAATTTCCAGTCTCTTGATGTTTATGCTGTGA
- the LOC103711357 gene encoding fimbrin-5-like, with protein MSAAGVLVSDPGLQSQFTQVELRGLKSKFLSAKESGPVKLGDLPPMMVKLKGLNELLTEQEITAILGESYPDTNKDIDFESFLRVYLNLQARAADKLGSTKNSSSFLKATTTTLLHTINESEKASYVAHINSYLGEDSFLKKYLPLDPASNDLFNLVRDGVLLCKLINVAVPGTIDERAINTKRVLNPWERNENHTLCLNSAKAIGCTVVNIGTQDLVEGRPHLVLGLISQIIKIQLLADLNLKKTPQLVELVDDSKDVEELMSLAPEKMLLKWMNFHLKKAGYKKTVTNFSSDVKDGEAYAYLLNALAPELCSKDTLDTKDPNERAKMVLDQAEKLDCKRYLSPKDIVEGSPNLNLTFVAQIFQHRNGLSADSKKVSLAEMMPDDIQVSREERAFRLWINSLGTAIYVNNLFEDVRNGWVLLEVLDKVSPGSVNWKQATKPPIKMPFRKVENCNQVIKIGKELNFSLVNVAGNDIVQGNKKLILAYLWQLMRSNILQLLKNLRCHSQGKEVSDADILSWANNKVKKSGKTSQMESFKDKSLSNGIFFLELLSAVKPRVVNWKLVTKGEDDEQKKLNAQYIISVARKLGCSIFLLPEDIMEVNQKMILTLTASIMYWSLQQPAEDSEALSETTEPAVEVSEPST; from the exons ATGTCAGCTGCTGGGGTCCTCGTCTCCGATCCCGGGCTCCAGAGCCAATTCACCCAGGTGGAGCTCCGCGGCCTTAAATCCAAA TTTCTTTCCGCGAAGGAGTCGGGTCCTGTGAAGCTGGGAGATCTGCCACCGATGATGGTGAAGTTGAAGGGTCTCAATGAGTTGCTCACCGAGCAAGAAATAACGGCGATCTTGGGCGAGTCGTATCCTGACACCAACAAAGATATAGACTTTGAGTCATTCCTTCGG GTATATTTGAATCTACAAGCGAGGGCAGCAGACAAATTGGGCAGCACGAAGAACTCATCATCATTCTTGAAAGCAACGACCACCACACTCCTTCACACCATTAATGAATCAGAGAAGGCATCGTATGTGGCGCATATAAACAGTTATCTTGGGGAGGATTCATTTCTGAAGAAGTATCTGCCTCTCGACCCTGCCTCCAATGATCTGTTCAACCTTGTGAGGGATGGTGTCCTCCTCTG TAAATTGATCAATGTTGCGGTGCCGGGGACAATAGATGAAAGGGCAATCAATACGAAACGAGTACTcaatccatgggagaggaatgAGAATCACACTCTTTGCCTTAATTCTGCAAAGGCTATTGGGTGCACCGTGGTTAACATTGGAACACAGGATTTGGTTGAAGGGAGG cCTCATTTGGTACTGGGGttgatatctcaaattataaag ATACAACTGTTAGCGGATCTTAACCTCAAGAAGACACCTCAATTGGTAGAGTTGGTGGATGACAGCAAG GATGTGGAAGAACTGATGAGCTTGGCACCAGAAAAAATGCTACTGAAATGGATGAATTTTCATCTCAAGAAAGCAGGTTACAAGAAAACTGTAACAAATTTTTCTTCTGATGTTAAG GATGGAGAGGCTTATGCTTACCTTCTCAATGCTCTTGCTCCCGAACTTTGTAGCAAAGACACCTTGGATACCAAGGATCCTAATGAGAGGGCAAAAATGGTACTGGACCAAGCAGAGAAATTGGATTGCAAAAGATATTTATCTCCAAAGGACATTGTTGAAGGCTCTCCTAATCTGAATCTTACATTTGTAGCACAAATATTCCAGCACAG GAACGGTCTGTCTGCAGACAGCAAAAAGGtgtcccttgcagagatgatgCCTGATGATATCCAAGTATCTAGAGAAGAAAGAGCCTTTCGGTTGTGGATCAACAGTCTTGGAACTGCAATATATGTTAATAATTTGTTTGAAGATGTCAGAAATGG ATGGGTTCTTTTGGAAGTACTTGACAAAGTGTCTCCTGGATCAGTTAATTGGAAGCAGGCAACAAAGCCTCCTATCAAGATGCCATTTAGAAAGGTGGAGAATTGCAACCAAGTTATAAAGATTGGAAAGGAGTTGAATTTTTCACTAGTAAATGTTGCTGGGAATGATATTGTACAAGGAAATAAGAAGCTCATTCTTG CTTACTTGTGGCAGTTAATGAGATCCAATATTCTCCAGCTCCTGAAGAACTTGAGATGCCACTCCCAGGGAAAAGAGGTATCAGATGCTGATATCCTAAGTTGGGCCAACAATAAAGTGAAGAAATCAGGCAAAACTTCTCAAATGGAAAGTTTTAAG GACAAAAGCCTATCAAACGGAATATTTTTCCTTGAGCTTCTTAGCGCTGTCAAGCCAAGGGTTGTAAACTGGAAACTTGTTACAAAGGGTGAAGATG ATGAACAGAAGAAGTTGAATGCTCAATATATAATCAGTGTCGCGAGAAAGCTCGGATGTTCCATCTTTTTGTTGCCTGAGGACATAATGGAG GTAAACCAGAAGATGATCCTTACGCTAACTGCCAGCATCATGTACTGGAGTTTGCAGCAACCTGCAGAGGACTCTGAAGCACTCTCAGAAACTACAGAGCCTGCTGTTGAGGTGTCTGAGCCATCCACCTAG
- the LOC120111342 gene encoding uncharacterized protein LOC120111342, which translates to MPRGRRFRNIEFQHTSVGSTSDRSQQPDEPHTQSGSQSEHAPPADRPDTDDVDVLDGLGRVRRTRGPTRARDVWSLPEDEKIVVHCNELGQPIKNAASILSTFLGSVARKGQLCPLNYTKWNEMLPSYKVELLRVVETKFVLPANSHDWVLKSVNRKWKEYKAKLKADWKHEGMTEEEVARVCPPDVISHQWRELVHYWFSERAQVVYIFSIP; encoded by the exons atgccgcgaggaagacgtttcagaaatattgagtttcagcacacatctgtgggatctacttctgatcgtTCCCAGCAGCCCGATGAGCCCCATACTCAGTCCGGGTCCCAGTCGGAGCACGCTCCACCTGCAGATCGTCCAGACACGGATGACGTGGACGTCCTGG ATGGACTAGGGAGAGTGAGGAGAACACGAGGGCCCACTCGAGCACGGGACGTATGGAGCCTACCTGAGGATGAAAAGATTGTCGTCCATTGCAACGAACtagggcagcccatcaagaatgctgcaagcattttatcaacttttttaggatcggttgcgcgGAAGGGACAATTGTGTccactcaactatacgaaatggaacgaaatgcttccttcgtataaggttgagcttcttagagttgttgag ACAAAGTTTGTCCTTCCAGCaaatagccatgattgggtgctgaagtccgtcaaccgcaaatggaaagaatataaggcgaagctaaaggcggattggaagcacgagggcatgactgaagaggaggtggcccgtgtttgtcctccagatgtaatctctcatcagtggagggagcttgtccactactggttttccgagagagctcaggttgtgtatattttttcaataccttag
- the LOC103711359 gene encoding fasciclin-like arabinogalactan protein 7 isoform X2, translating to MGLTTILLACSFVAIMTSSPTNAQTTPAPFLPPSPAPAPAPHFVNLADLLSVAGPFHTFLNYIEQTQVIQTFQNQANNTKQGITIFVPKDSSFSSLKKTTFSNLTQDQLKTLLLYHAFPKFYSLSEFNNLSALNPVSTFAGGAYTLNLTDNSGLIHVASTWSNPKITSGVYTTPPVAIYEVDKVLLPMAIFRTNPPLAPAPAPAPDATKPSDLGPSSRNGIGSSPKSSESSTTESSACSISLSLFIYLVMAISSLLMFML from the coding sequence ATGGGGCTTACCACCATTCTTCTGGCTTGCAGTTTTGTAGCCATAATGACTTCTTCTCCAACAAATGCACAAACTACCCCAGCACCATTTCTCCCTCCTTCTCCGGCACCTGCCCCTGCTCCACACTTTGTAAACCTTGCCGATCTGCTCTCCGTCGCCGGTCCTTTCCATACCTTCCTCAACTATATTGAACAAACTCAAGTCATCCAAACCTTCCAAAACCAAGCTAACAACACCAAACAAGGCATCACCATCTTTGTTCCAAAGGACTCATCCTTCTCATCACTTAAAAAGACTACATTCTCCAACCTTACCCAAGACCAACTTAAGACCCTCCTCCTCTACCATGCCTTCCCCAAATTCTACTCCCTGTCTGAATTCAACAACCTTAGTGCTTTGAATCCTGTGAGCACATTTGCTGGCGGCGCATACACTCTGAACCTCACTGATAATTCTGGACTTATTCATGTCGCTTCTACATGGTCGAATCCAAAGATAACCAGCGGCGTGTACACAACCCCGCCTGTCGCAATTTATGAGGTTGACAAGGTTCTACTTCCAATGGCAATCTTCAGAACTAATCCACCTCTAGCACCAGCTCCAGCCCCAGCTCCAGACGCTACGAAGCCATCAGATTTAGGTCCATCAAGCCGGAACGGAATCGGGTCTTCTCCCAAATCTTCCGAATCCTCGACCACTGAAAGTTCTGCATGCAGCATTAGCCTCAGCCTGTTCATTTACTTGGTCATGGCAATTTCCAGTCTCTTGATGTTTATGCTGTGA